The Salmo salar chromosome ssa04, Ssal_v3.1, whole genome shotgun sequence genomic sequence GCTTATATCTGCGTATTCACATATCAATACACTATTCACATATAGACAAACTCAGAGCCACCACCGGCTCGGCAGTCCGCTGTGGTGACTTAATGTCTCATGTTTGAGCGCTAACTTCTGGACTATCAAAGAATACTGGACTATTGGGTCCCGTTCAGTGGGATATAACGTTCCCTCACCGTTACCCCTGAACACAACTTCAGACAAGGCCTTTTCTTGACTATTGGAAGAACTCATTCTGTTTTACAGTACCAGTAACACCTCTAGATATGAGATAAACAAAATCCCAACAAGGAAAACACAACCATAGTTGACATTGGTTATCACAACACAACCCACATGTCAACTACAGCGAAAAGTGAGTCCAGAATTTAGTCAAACGATTTTCTAAGTTCTTTCCCATTGTCATCACAATCTCTTCACCCTGACACCACCTTACAATGCGCTGGTCACCAACTTCCTTTAGCAGGTCATTTCCTGCAACCTTCTGATTAACAAAGCACGGGTGCCAGTCTTTGTATAACATCTAGATATTATCTTGATTACAAATCCAGATCTGATTACTTCAGGAGCCAAGGAATATGTTTCCCCAAGGCTCTGATGGTTTGAGAGAGAGGAGTGCTCCCTGATAGGCAGATTGCGTAGAAACTAGGGTTCTGATAGGCTTACTGAGTTGATTCCCAGGCTCTGATAGGTGGACTGGGTCAGTGAGGCTGTGTTGAGAGGGATCCAGGGCCCTGACAGGCTGACTGTAGTCCTGGCCTATGATAGGCTCCTGGTGTTAGGGTGTCTAGATGTTGGGCTGGtaagaggggggaggagacagggacagTGGACTACCCTGGGGACtggcatcacacacagacacaccacctgTAGGAGAGTCTGCAGACGCCTGGGACACACTGGGGGAGGGGGAAAGAAGGAAAAATAGAAAGAGGTTAACAGAGATGTAGCTAGCACCATATTTGCAAGagtgtgtttatgtttgtgtgcGTATGTTTCTAGTTCTCACCTGACTGTGTAACTAGTCCGGTGAGCAGGTTCTGTTACCCCGGCAACAAACAGCTTCTTGGGCGGGCCATCAGACTCCACTCCTCCTACATGGCAGAACaacaggatggaggagaggacacagacaaacacacacacacacacacacacacacctgagcaaAGTAAGCACTATTCTTGAAGCACCGTTCTTACCTTTCCTTTTCAGTGGAGTTAGGGCAGGCCATCTCACAGTAGAACTGACTGTAGGCCTGGTGGGGGACACATTTTGTGTTAAGATGGTGTGGACACAGGGTCAGTCCACAATCATAGGATGGCAATAAATCTGCACTCAATTTAGTTTGCTATATAGCGTGGAACTCAACTCACCCCCTGAACCTTCGAGTTGGACTAGGGGACGAATTGGGTGTGACACCACTGTCCTGTGAATGGAATCCCTGTGAAAGACAGCggaccaaaataaataaataaatgtcagATGCCTCTTTATACATCTATTTATTCATCATTCATCCATTACACCTCTCTCCAAAGCACTACTGTCACGTGCAGAACACAGAGGGAGTACTCACCCCTGATGAATAGTCATGCCAGTGACTGACAGGAGGAGGGACCAGGTTGGAAGCactacagcaagagagagagaaaacatagttagtagtgtgtatgtatgtgcattTGTACAGCGTTTTACTACCTTACCTTAGTCTCTGAAGACTCCCCCTGAGTGTCATCTCCATATTCTCAACCTGGAACAAAAATACAAACTTCCAGTCAGTGGTGATACACCACACATACTACAGCATGCTGCACACACTCTGAAACACCAATGCGAACACTCACATAAGATAACCTCACACAGAACTGTACTAACATACAGGCTAATGCATAAGCAAACACTCAAACCAGCATCATTACTCAGAGGCAGGCATTTGCACAAATACAGGGAAGAGGCCCAGAATATCCCTAACCTTGTCCTCACCTGCCTTTTGTGGTCTGGTCTCTCACCACCCAATGAGAAAGGGGACAGGGGGACGGCCTGTGGAAACAAGACTGGAGGTATTATTGTCGGTCTCCTGTTGACGGAGTAACTGACAGAATACTGAATGATAACAGACAGgcagccagagacagacagaaatacatgGAGATTGAGAGATCAGAAAACACTGAAGGCATTTCAACACCAACTTAGTCagacagaatacacacacacacacacacacacacacacacacacacacacacacacacacacacacacacacacacacacacacacactcacccgatAAGGGCAACTGGGATTCACAGAGACACTGCTTCGCCGATACCGGGCTGAACTAGTTGGACTGAACACTGTCATACCATCACTGTTACACGGAGGGAAACAAACAATACAATAAAACTCAGTCATTCCAAGGCAGACATGAAAAACATAAATGACATAGACAGTTGCATTCACTCAGAGAGAATATCAATTTCACTGACCTGACACTTGTAATCATGGGGGCGCTGTTCGATCTACGAAGAGCCCCTCCTCCGCTCCCGGTAGTTGCGCCTGCGCACTGGTCCACTTCCATTCGTTCCATTTCTTCAAATCCCCGGCCTCCAGCCTAGCAGCTGGGCTAAGAGTGTTCACAGGCGGCGTTCGGCCCTACTCTAGCTCGGTGAAAGCCCGACCTGCAGGCCTCACACACAAAGCTTTCGATCCAATTCAGAGCCGCTAAATCAGCGGGAAATGTACTTGGTGTCTTCCTTCTATCTCATTTTTGTTAAATGAAGTCAGACTTTTGGCTCCAGTTACAGCAAGCGACTATTCGTAGCTAACAAGCTAACCTTATAATAAAACACCCAAAACCCAATGCCTATGGTTGCACAAAGGCTAAACAAACAACGCATAGAAAAACACTAAACTAGCGAGATATATCCCTTACAATAAATGTTAACGTAAATTAAGTTAGGTTAGCAGGTCAGCTGGAGACGTGACTTTTTAAGATTAGCTAGCTGGGTAGCTAGCTACTCCAACTGTTGGCTAGCAGctaaccagtcagtcagaatAAAACGGCATTGTCCTCAACAACAATACAACCTTGGCTTTGGGTCGTTGAAGTGGTGCATCCTCCAGTTAAGTTGTTAATTGCGCAATCGACCAAATCTTCCAACATTAGAACTATATCGAAATATAACTAATTGAAAGATTTTACAACATAGTCCTCCAACAAATAGAGGTAGTTCGTCATCTGTGATAACAGCGCCTCTCCTTGGCTAGATATAATATTGCATGAAGGAGATTCATTGCAACATGAGAAGACTGGAGTGCTGCATGAGCAcattgtctgcctgtctgcttggGCTGCATCACTTTTTCCAAACTGATTTTGATAGACAATCAAAGAGATAAGGCTGTGGTCAGGGATAAGGGTTGGTGGTAGGCCTATGCTTAGCTTAAAATACAATATCTGATGTGTTATGGGATGCCTAGCCCCGTTGTAATTCAAACCCTGCACTGGTTTACAATATTACATAAAAGTGACTTTGCACAGTTGTCCTTTTATAACAATCACCCTGTTGAATTAGACTATTTAAACTTCCTCCATGGTTTCATCTTGAATTGTCCTCAACATTAGACTGTTCTGGATGCTGATACTGCTCCTATGCCTCCAGCTTTTCCACACATGCTTTCTGTTTTCAGAGGGAGGGGACAACAGTCAGCAATCACATTTGTGGTCCAGACTTTGTGGGTCACTGGCTGCTGATAAGGGGCAGAGCTGCTTACTGTCCCAGCCTGTGTTATGACCACCTTTTCTACACCAGCTGTCATGGCCTGGAGAGGGGGGTGGAGTGAGGGTCATGACTGGGAAATGTATGAatggaggctgtgtgtgtgtggctgtgtgtgtgtgtatgtttgtgtgcctTCCCAATAATGTGTGAGggattgagagggagggagatgttcTGTGAATGAATACAGTGTTCAAAGATGTGTGAGGGTGTCAGATTAAGCAATGTGCAGTGTCAGAGGACATACAGTATTGTATGTAGACCAGATGAAAGGGAGGTTCAT encodes the following:
- the LOC106603578 gene encoding P2R1A-PPP2R2A-interacting phosphatase regulator 1 isoform X2 produces the protein MERMEVDQCAGATTGSGGGALRRSNSAPMITSVSDGMTVFSPTSSARYRRSSVSVNPSCPYRAVPLSPFSLGGERPDHKRQVENMEMTLRGSLQRLSASNLVPPPVSHWHDYSSGGFHSQDSGVTPNSSPSPTRRFRGPTVSSTVRWPALTPLKRKGGVESDGPPKKLFVAGVTEPAHRTSYTVSVSQASADSPTGGVSVCDASPQGSPLSLSPPPSYQPNI
- the LOC106603578 gene encoding P2R1A-PPP2R2A-interacting phosphatase regulator 1 isoform X1 is translated as MERMEVDQCAGATTGSGGGALRRSNSAPMITSVSDGMTVFSPTSSARYRRSSVSVNPSCPYRAVPLSPFSLGGERPDHKRQVENMEMTLRGSLQRLSASNLVPPPVSHWHDYSSGGFHSQDSGVTPNSSPSPTRRFRGPTVSSTVRWPALTPLKRKGKNGASRIVLTLLRCVCVCVCVFVCVLSSILLFCHVGGVESDGPPKKLFVAGVTEPAHRTSYTVSVSQASADSPTGGVSVCDASPQGSPLSLSPPPSYQPNI